From Amphritea atlantica, a single genomic window includes:
- a CDS encoding SEC-C domain-containing protein, with product MSKCFYKGTPDIMGNYGKSGYNTKAKVKPGSESSPLSLSVTSEKRREAVAAMVAEHDLVATIVVDAESEENIAELTALLATPKTVQIEKTPERNAPCSCGSGKKYKKCCG from the coding sequence ATGTCTAAATGTTTCTATAAAGGTACTCCCGATATTATGGGCAACTACGGTAAGAGTGGTTACAACACCAAGGCGAAAGTGAAACCGGGTAGTGAAAGCAGCCCGCTATCACTGAGTGTCACCTCCGAGAAACGCCGAGAGGCAGTGGCAGCCATGGTTGCCGAACATGATCTGGTAGCGACCATTGTTGTTGATGCGGAGAGTGAAGAGAACATCGCTGAGCTGACTGCTCTGTTAGCCACACCTAAAACCGTGCAGATAGAGAAAACACCGGAGCGAAACGCCCCCTGCTCCTGTGGCAGCGGTAAGAAATACAAAAAGTGCTGCGGTTAA
- a CDS encoding ferredoxin--NADP reductase: MSNIGREEVLSVHHWNDTLFSFTTSRDPGFRFKNGHFTMIGLEHEGRPLMRAYSIASANHEDQLEFFSIKVQDGPLTSKLQRIQPGDQILISRKPTGTLINDHLLPGKHLYLISTGTGLAPFMSIIKDPEIYEQYDKVILTHGVRQLSELAYADVIQDHLPGNEYFGDMVSDKLLYYPTVTREPFRNQGRLTDLIATGKLTRDLGLPDLSLENDRFMICGSPSMLKDTTNILDGMGFIEARHGDAGHYVIERAFVER; the protein is encoded by the coding sequence ATGTCAAACATCGGTCGTGAAGAGGTACTCAGCGTACATCACTGGAACGATACTCTGTTCAGCTTTACCACCAGCAGAGATCCGGGTTTTCGTTTTAAAAACGGTCACTTCACTATGATCGGACTGGAACACGAAGGCCGCCCGCTGATGCGCGCTTACAGCATCGCCAGTGCCAACCATGAAGATCAGCTGGAGTTCTTCAGCATCAAAGTACAGGACGGCCCGCTGACTTCTAAACTGCAGCGCATTCAGCCCGGTGATCAGATCCTGATCAGCCGCAAGCCCACCGGTACCCTGATCAACGATCACCTGCTGCCGGGCAAGCATCTCTACCTGATCAGCACCGGCACTGGTCTGGCACCGTTCATGAGCATCATTAAAGACCCGGAAATTTATGAGCAGTACGACAAAGTGATCCTCACCCACGGGGTACGGCAGCTGTCGGAACTGGCCTATGCCGATGTAATTCAGGATCACCTGCCCGGCAACGAATACTTTGGCGATATGGTCAGTGACAAGCTGCTCTACTACCCCACCGTCACCCGCGAACCGTTCCGCAATCAGGGCCGCCTGACCGACCTGATCGCCACCGGCAAGCTCACCCGGGATCTGGGGCTGCCGGACCTGAGCCTGGAGAATGACCGGTTTATGATCTGCGGCAGCCCGAGCATGCTCAAAGACACCACCAACATTCTCGATGGCATGGGCTTTATCGAAGCCCGCCACGGCGATGCGGGTCACTACGTGATTGAGCGGGCCTTTGTGGAACGTTGA
- a CDS encoding TRAP transporter substrate-binding protein produces MKKLILGSVLALTTASVVPVAQAADYTLRLAHFFPPVAAIHKNVAQAWADKVSADSGGRIAVEVYPSSTLAKPPALYDAVKNRIADVTLTVQGYTANRFPLTQVVELPGVAKSAANGSCIIQHLYDEELISAEYKDTKPLFLFTHGPGHIHTTNKLIKQPADFEGLRIRRPTAVVAKLLEGLGGQPVGMPAPQAFQSVQRGVIDGVALPWEGQLTFRMNDLTSNHTEVGGLYTLSFLVTMNNDVYNSMPAELQKVIDNNSGEAWSQIAANEFDMADVKGRAQAEAAGHQFYTVDGGVDNPAWKPVLDKASEGYLAELEARGLPARAVYQRAKELAESCQ; encoded by the coding sequence ATGAAAAAGTTAATTCTAGGTAGTGTTCTGGCTCTGACTACCGCTTCAGTCGTACCCGTGGCTCAGGCGGCAGATTACACATTGCGCTTAGCGCACTTCTTTCCTCCGGTGGCCGCGATCCACAAGAATGTTGCCCAGGCCTGGGCGGATAAAGTCAGTGCCGACTCCGGGGGCCGTATCGCGGTGGAAGTGTATCCTTCATCCACCCTGGCGAAACCCCCGGCCCTGTATGATGCGGTTAAGAATCGTATCGCTGATGTAACCCTGACGGTGCAGGGCTATACGGCTAATCGCTTTCCGCTGACTCAGGTGGTTGAGTTGCCGGGGGTTGCGAAGAGTGCTGCCAACGGCTCCTGTATTATTCAGCATCTGTATGATGAAGAGCTGATCAGTGCCGAGTATAAAGATACTAAACCCCTGTTTCTCTTCACTCACGGGCCGGGGCATATACATACCACCAATAAACTGATTAAACAGCCAGCCGACTTCGAAGGGCTGAGAATCCGCCGTCCTACTGCGGTGGTGGCAAAACTGTTGGAAGGGTTGGGAGGACAGCCTGTCGGTATGCCTGCGCCGCAGGCGTTTCAGTCGGTGCAGCGGGGTGTTATCGACGGTGTTGCCTTGCCGTGGGAAGGTCAGCTGACCTTCCGCATGAATGATCTGACATCGAATCATACCGAAGTGGGCGGGCTGTATACCTTGTCATTTCTGGTGACCATGAACAACGATGTGTACAACAGTATGCCCGCCGAGCTGCAAAAGGTGATCGATAACAATTCAGGCGAAGCCTGGTCACAGATTGCGGCGAATGAGTTTGACATGGCTGATGTGAAAGGCCGTGCCCAGGCGGAAGCTGCAGGTCATCAGTTTTATACGGTCGACGGTGGTGTTGATAACCCTGCCTGGAAGCCGGTGCTTGATAAAGCATCTGAAGGTTATTTGGCGGAGCTGGAGGCCAGGGGATTACCTGCGCGGGCCGTCTATCAACGTGCCAAGGAGCTGGCAGAGAGCTGTCAGTAA
- a CDS encoding LysR family transcriptional regulator, with product MKYTLRQLEVFLAVAHYDNITRAADSLSMSQSAASGALRDLETQFDIQLFDRVGKRLKINELGRLLRPRAEALLERARSLEQDMAQHQAVGQLKIGATMTIGNYLAVGLIARYLDEQPRAKLDLQVANTSAIAARLINFDLDIGLVEGEVQHPDLEVVPWLNDRLEVFCAPDHPLTRKHQLSDTDLLSARWILREQGSGTRQAFDWALHGLLPNLNVMLELEHAEGIKQAVAQGLGIGCLSRIALQESFELGTLVPLRVAGRDFNRQLYLVINKHKYRSAGIERWIELCHQT from the coding sequence ATGAAATATACCTTGCGCCAGTTAGAGGTGTTTCTGGCAGTGGCTCACTATGACAATATCACCCGTGCGGCGGACAGTTTGTCGATGTCGCAGTCGGCGGCCAGTGGGGCGTTGCGCGATCTTGAAACCCAGTTTGATATCCAGCTGTTCGACCGGGTGGGTAAGCGGCTGAAGATCAATGAGCTGGGGCGATTGCTGCGTCCCCGGGCGGAAGCCTTGCTGGAACGGGCCCGCAGTCTGGAGCAGGATATGGCTCAGCATCAGGCAGTGGGGCAGTTGAAAATTGGCGCAACCATGACCATCGGTAACTATCTGGCGGTGGGGCTGATCGCCCGTTATCTCGACGAACAGCCCCGGGCGAAGCTGGATCTGCAGGTGGCCAACACCTCGGCAATCGCCGCCCGGCTGATCAATTTCGATCTGGATATCGGCCTGGTGGAAGGGGAGGTGCAGCATCCGGATCTGGAGGTGGTCCCCTGGCTGAATGACCGGCTGGAGGTGTTCTGTGCCCCGGATCATCCGCTGACGCGTAAACATCAGCTGAGTGATACCGATCTGCTGTCCGCCCGCTGGATTCTGCGGGAACAGGGATCCGGCACCCGTCAGGCATTTGACTGGGCGCTGCATGGTTTGCTGCCCAACCTGAATGTGATGCTGGAGCTGGAACACGCTGAGGGGATCAAGCAGGCGGTGGCGCAGGGACTGGGTATTGGCTGTTTATCACGCATCGCCCTGCAGGAGTCGTTTGAACTGGGCACGCTGGTGCCGTTAAGGGTGGCCGGGCGTGATTTCAACAGGCAGCTGTATCTGGTGATCAACAAGCATAAGTATCGCAGTGCCGGGATCGAGCGCTGGATTGAGTTGTGTCATCAGACCTGA
- a CDS encoding hydantoinase B/oxoprolinase family protein codes for MQKKAASSNQQNSQWQFWIDRGGTFTDVVALRPDGTLMSHKLLSDNPEQYRDAAIQGIRDLLDLSAEQPIPSAQIAAVKMGTTVATNALLERKGEPCLLLITRGFRDALRIAYQNRPRLFERHIRLPELLYQEVEEVIERTGAHGEVLTSLDLVAARRTLQGAYDRGIRSVAIVLMHGYRYWDHERQLAGLAQQIGFTQISTSHEVSPLMKLVSRGDTTVVDAYLSPILRRYIDQVAAELGGAKLMFMQSNGGLVDAGLFQGKDSILSGPAGGIVGAARTSAMAGFDKIIGFDMGGTSTDVTHYCGEFERAFDTLVAGVRMRAPMMQIHTVAAGGGSILSFDGARFRVGPDSAGANPGPASYRRGGPLTVTDCNVMLGKLIPAYFPRIFGPAADQSLDKAVVRTKFEALAREIEAATGKASTAEEVAQGYLRIAVENMANAIKEISTQRGYDITHYALCCFGGAAGQHACQVADLLGMTRVLLHPLAGVLSAYGMGLADIRCLRQQAVEQRFTAKLAEALQPDYRQLEADGQQEVRQQRVPEPQISAIYKAHLKYEGTDSALVVDFNGFRACCQAFEAAHRQRYGFIVADKALILEAISVEVVGTTHQAQNRTEPWQEHRTVHSAGEYQDSPAERPDGQREPPMMARSRVYSDGKAHDAPLYQRAELHSGDCITGPAIILESTGTNMVECGWQATCTGRGDLLLERVIPLQRQVAIGTAVDPVMLEVFNNLFMSIAEQMGFTLENTSYSVNVKERLDFSCAIFDQQGHLVANAPHMPVHLGSMWQSIRSVIDKHGDSMQPGDVYILNAPYNGGTHLPDITVITPVFADSAESAEAQSVKQSGKQAKKQVLFYVASRGHHADIGGITPGSMPPGSRSVEEEGVLIDNIKLMDRGQFLEQEMRDLLSSGPWPARNPDQNIADLRAQIAANEKGVQELRRMIGQFSLPVVHAYMQHVQDNAEESVRRVLDVLSDGEFRYRMDDGAEICVSIRIDKAARSARIDFSGTSAQRDTNFNAPGAVCHAAVLYVFRTLVDDDIPMNQGCLKPLEVIIPQGSMLDPVYPAAVVAGNVETSQWITDCLYGALGILAGSQGSMNNFTFGNDRYQYYETICGGSGAGPDFDGTSAVQTHMTNSRLTDPEVLEWRYPVVLENFRLRPGSGGRGRHNGGDGVVRRIRFLEPMTAAILSSHRSTRPFGVDGGEPGCPGENWVERKDGHREDLGATAEVEMQPGDCFVVATPGGGGYGKK; via the coding sequence ATGCAGAAAAAGGCAGCGAGTTCCAACCAGCAGAACAGTCAGTGGCAGTTCTGGATCGATCGGGGCGGCACCTTCACCGACGTAGTAGCGCTTCGTCCGGACGGCACCCTGATGAGCCATAAACTGCTGTCTGATAATCCGGAACAGTATCGGGACGCTGCCATTCAGGGGATCCGTGATCTGCTGGATCTCTCTGCCGAACAGCCCATTCCATCCGCCCAGATTGCCGCCGTTAAAATGGGCACCACCGTCGCCACCAATGCCCTGCTGGAGCGTAAGGGGGAGCCTTGTCTGTTACTGATTACCCGCGGCTTTCGTGATGCCCTGCGGATCGCTTATCAGAACCGGCCCCGGCTGTTTGAACGCCATATTCGTTTACCCGAGTTACTTTACCAGGAGGTCGAAGAGGTGATTGAACGCACCGGGGCGCACGGTGAGGTCCTGACGTCGCTGGATCTGGTAGCGGCGCGCCGGACACTGCAGGGGGCCTATGATCGCGGTATCCGCTCGGTGGCAATCGTCCTGATGCACGGTTACCGTTACTGGGATCACGAGCGACAACTGGCCGGGCTGGCACAGCAGATCGGTTTTACCCAGATCTCCACCAGTCATGAGGTCAGTCCGCTGATGAAACTGGTGAGCCGGGGGGACACCACAGTTGTGGATGCTTACCTGTCACCGATCCTGCGACGCTATATCGATCAGGTCGCCGCAGAGTTGGGTGGTGCCAAGCTGATGTTTATGCAGTCGAACGGCGGGCTGGTGGATGCCGGACTGTTTCAGGGAAAAGATTCCATTCTCTCCGGTCCCGCCGGTGGCATTGTGGGGGCGGCCCGCACCAGTGCCATGGCCGGCTTTGATAAAATTATCGGCTTTGATATGGGCGGGACCTCCACCGATGTCACCCACTATTGCGGTGAGTTTGAACGTGCCTTTGATACGCTGGTGGCGGGCGTGCGGATGCGGGCACCGATGATGCAGATCCATACCGTAGCGGCAGGGGGCGGCTCGATACTCAGTTTTGACGGCGCGCGTTTCCGGGTCGGACCGGATTCTGCCGGTGCCAATCCCGGCCCGGCCAGCTACCGCCGGGGCGGTCCACTGACGGTCACCGACTGTAATGTGATGCTGGGCAAGCTGATCCCGGCATACTTCCCGAGGATATTTGGCCCTGCCGCCGACCAGTCTCTGGACAAGGCGGTGGTGCGAACCAAGTTTGAAGCGCTGGCCCGTGAGATAGAAGCCGCAACCGGTAAGGCTTCCACCGCCGAAGAGGTGGCTCAGGGGTATTTACGCATCGCGGTTGAAAATATGGCCAATGCGATCAAGGAGATCTCGACCCAGCGGGGCTATGATATCACTCATTACGCGCTGTGCTGCTTCGGAGGTGCCGCCGGACAGCACGCCTGTCAGGTCGCGGATCTGCTGGGAATGACCCGGGTGCTGCTGCATCCGCTGGCAGGTGTGTTGTCCGCTTATGGTATGGGGTTGGCAGATATCCGCTGCCTGCGTCAGCAGGCCGTGGAACAACGTTTTACGGCTAAGCTGGCTGAGGCTCTGCAACCGGATTACCGGCAACTGGAAGCGGATGGTCAGCAGGAGGTCAGACAGCAGCGGGTTCCGGAGCCGCAGATCAGTGCGATCTATAAAGCCCACCTCAAGTATGAGGGGACCGATTCTGCGCTGGTGGTGGATTTCAACGGCTTTCGCGCCTGTTGTCAGGCGTTTGAGGCGGCACACCGACAACGTTACGGCTTCATAGTGGCGGATAAAGCCCTGATACTGGAAGCGATTTCGGTTGAGGTCGTGGGTACCACTCATCAGGCGCAAAACCGGACCGAGCCGTGGCAAGAGCACCGGACAGTTCACTCTGCGGGCGAGTATCAGGATTCGCCCGCAGAGCGTCCTGACGGTCAACGAGAGCCACCGATGATGGCCCGAAGCCGCGTCTACAGCGACGGTAAAGCTCATGATGCGCCGCTGTACCAGCGGGCAGAATTACACTCCGGCGATTGTATTACCGGTCCGGCTATTATCCTGGAGAGCACCGGCACCAATATGGTGGAATGCGGCTGGCAGGCGACTTGTACCGGCCGGGGCGATCTGCTGCTGGAGCGGGTGATCCCACTACAGCGACAGGTTGCTATCGGCACTGCCGTGGATCCGGTGATGCTGGAGGTGTTCAATAATCTGTTTATGTCCATCGCCGAACAGATGGGCTTCACGCTGGAAAACACCAGTTACTCGGTGAACGTTAAAGAACGACTGGACTTCTCCTGTGCTATTTTCGATCAGCAGGGGCATCTGGTGGCCAACGCTCCGCACATGCCGGTGCATCTGGGGTCGATGTGGCAGAGTATCCGCAGTGTTATCGATAAGCATGGCGACAGCATGCAGCCGGGGGATGTTTATATCCTCAATGCCCCCTATAACGGCGGTACCCATCTGCCGGATATCACCGTGATAACCCCGGTTTTTGCCGATAGTGCAGAGAGCGCCGAGGCGCAGTCAGTGAAACAGTCGGGAAAGCAGGCGAAAAAACAGGTGCTCTTTTATGTCGCGTCCCGGGGCCACCATGCCGATATAGGCGGCATTACCCCCGGCTCCATGCCGCCGGGGAGCCGTTCGGTAGAGGAGGAGGGCGTGCTGATCGACAATATTAAACTGATGGACCGGGGGCAGTTTCTCGAGCAAGAGATGCGGGACCTGTTGAGCAGTGGTCCGTGGCCGGCGCGTAATCCCGATCAGAATATTGCCGATCTCAGGGCGCAGATTGCCGCCAACGAAAAAGGCGTTCAGGAACTTCGCCGTATGATCGGGCAGTTCAGCCTGCCGGTGGTGCACGCCTATATGCAGCATGTGCAGGACAACGCCGAGGAGTCCGTTCGCCGGGTGCTGGATGTCCTCAGTGACGGTGAATTTCGTTATCGTATGGATGATGGTGCCGAGATCTGCGTCAGCATCCGGATTGACAAAGCCGCTCGATCAGCCCGGATCGACTTCAGCGGCACTTCCGCTCAGCGGGACACAAACTTTAATGCTCCGGGGGCGGTTTGCCATGCCGCGGTGCTGTATGTGTTTCGTACCCTGGTAGATGATGACATTCCCATGAATCAGGGCTGCCTGAAGCCACTGGAGGTTATTATCCCGCAAGGCTCGATGTTGGACCCCGTGTATCCTGCCGCCGTGGTTGCCGGTAATGTCGAGACCTCCCAGTGGATCACCGACTGCCTCTATGGTGCGCTTGGGATACTGGCGGGTTCGCAGGGTAGCATGAACAATTTTACCTTCGGTAACGATCGTTATCAGTATTATGAAACTATCTGTGGCGGTTCGGGGGCCGGGCCAGACTTCGATGGCACCAGTGCGGTCCAGACCCATATGACCAATTCCCGTCTGACCGATCCGGAAGTGCTGGAGTGGCGCTATCCGGTAGTGCTGGAAAATTTCAGGCTGCGGCCCGGCTCCGGTGGCCGCGGCAGGCACAACGGCGGTGATGGGGTTGTCAGACGCATCCGCTTTCTCGAACCGATGACCGCTGCCATCCTCTCGTCCCATCGCAGCACCCGCCCGTTCGGAGTAGACGGGGGTGAACCCGGTTGTCCCGGAGAGAACTGGGTGGAACGAAAGGATGGCCACCGGGAAGACCTGGGTGCTACTGCCGAAGTCGAGATGCAGCCGGGCGATTGCTTCGTGGTGGCTACCCCGGGGGGCGGGGGTTACGGTAAAAAGTAA
- a CDS encoding YdiU family protein: protein MNHQQPQNTLPTIATLDDLAPLANYSFTDTLNADPDAKADGADHAPRQVFSGHYVPVKPTPIEDPEYIAHSKSLFRELGFADSLARSEDFVRMFSGDTSQVPQPMRGVGWACGYALSIFGTEYTQQCPFQTGNGYGDGRAVSVLEAVIKGQRWEMQLKGGGRTPYCRGADGRAVLRSSVREFLAQEHMHALGVPTSRSLSLYVSKTEQVRRPWYSEGSHSMDPDTMVSEPVAISTRVAPSFLRVGQLELFARRARKQEHPNAMAELEMMVLHLIDREYADVIDNTLSTAEKVVMLAREFRNRLTSLVANWIRVGYCQGNFNSDNCAAGGFTLDYGPFGFCERFDPQYQPWTGGGQHFSFLNQPVAAERNFHMFWTALRPLLASDEVALKQLDEIRSGFAQVMQAKLEAMWAAKLGLEHFNKELLNELGGLMVQTPVDYTILFRELSNLPDDIAPLQKGFYQGPAYQADPEGMDQRWSAWLTKWHALIDSQSGSRDEISQQMKRVNPKYSLREWLVVPAYQQAAEGNYELVRELQEVMTQPYAEQSQAVEDKYYRRKPSEFRELGGVSHYSCSS, encoded by the coding sequence ATGAATCATCAACAACCCCAGAATACCTTGCCAACCATCGCGACCCTCGACGATCTGGCTCCGCTGGCAAACTACTCGTTCACGGACACGCTCAACGCCGATCCTGACGCGAAAGCAGACGGCGCCGACCACGCGCCGCGACAGGTGTTCTCGGGCCACTATGTCCCTGTAAAACCCACGCCAATCGAAGATCCTGAGTACATCGCTCACAGCAAATCGCTGTTTCGCGAGCTGGGGTTCGCCGACAGTCTGGCCCGGTCGGAGGACTTCGTGCGGATGTTCTCGGGCGATACCTCCCAGGTTCCGCAGCCGATGCGCGGGGTTGGTTGGGCCTGTGGTTACGCACTGTCCATCTTCGGTACCGAATACACTCAGCAGTGCCCGTTTCAAACCGGCAACGGTTACGGTGACGGTCGTGCTGTTTCCGTACTCGAGGCGGTTATCAAGGGACAGCGCTGGGAGATGCAGCTCAAAGGTGGCGGCCGGACTCCATACTGCCGCGGCGCGGATGGCCGCGCCGTGTTGCGCTCCAGTGTCCGGGAGTTTCTGGCACAGGAACATATGCACGCCCTCGGCGTGCCAACCTCCCGCTCGCTGAGTCTGTATGTGTCTAAAACGGAGCAGGTCAGACGGCCGTGGTATTCAGAGGGCTCGCACTCGATGGATCCCGACACGATGGTATCGGAGCCTGTCGCCATCTCGACCCGGGTCGCACCGTCGTTCCTGCGGGTCGGCCAGCTGGAGCTCTTTGCTCGCCGGGCCCGCAAGCAGGAACACCCGAACGCGATGGCGGAACTTGAGATGATGGTGCTGCACCTGATCGATCGCGAGTACGCTGACGTTATCGATAATACCCTGAGCACCGCCGAAAAAGTGGTGATGCTGGCGCGCGAGTTCCGCAATCGCCTGACCTCGCTGGTGGCGAACTGGATTCGCGTTGGTTATTGCCAGGGCAACTTCAACAGTGATAACTGCGCGGCGGGTGGTTTCACCCTCGACTACGGTCCGTTCGGATTTTGTGAACGCTTCGATCCGCAATATCAACCCTGGACCGGTGGCGGACAACACTTCTCATTCCTCAATCAGCCCGTTGCTGCAGAACGTAACTTCCACATGTTCTGGACGGCACTGCGGCCGTTGCTGGCCTCGGATGAGGTGGCGCTGAAACAACTGGACGAGATCCGTAGTGGCTTTGCGCAAGTGATGCAGGCGAAACTGGAAGCGATGTGGGCCGCCAAACTCGGGCTGGAACACTTTAATAAAGAGCTGCTCAATGAGCTGGGTGGGCTGATGGTGCAAACTCCGGTGGATTACACCATTCTTTTCCGCGAGTTGTCGAATCTGCCAGACGACATCGCGCCACTGCAGAAAGGCTTCTATCAGGGGCCAGCCTATCAGGCGGATCCGGAAGGGATGGATCAGCGCTGGTCAGCGTGGCTGACAAAATGGCATGCACTGATCGACAGCCAGTCCGGCTCCCGTGATGAGATCTCTCAGCAGATGAAACGGGTTAACCCGAAATACAGTCTGCGGGAGTGGTTGGTTGTGCCTGCGTACCAGCAAGCGGCCGAAGGGAACTACGAGCTGGTGCGGGAACTGCAGGAGGTGATGACCCAGCCCTATGCTGAGCAATCACAAGCCGTTGAAGATAAATACTACCGGCGGAAACCGTCTGAATTCAGAGAGCTCGGCGGCGTGTCGCACTATAGCTGCTCGTCGTGA
- a CDS encoding LysR family transcriptional regulator, which translates to MNPNLLKQLAIVVKQGSLTSACEQLHVTQPTLTRSIQQLEMKVGAPLLKRTRYGVIPTEIGARLSQIGERILAETVRGEEVIRQFHSGYKSEFVIGIDPLWEFATVNQMTDYFLQEKRYAFHFRTGSAATQITLLQEGELDFLLAPAHLSVSQKSLDRQILFRDRSGIFAGKKSKLIGSKQPLTQADIARQKWILAGASAGFLGSQSEVTEANAAQMAFTGSIRSVIHLLNTTDMLVWLPARLTLMTEAISPEQMLTVEGVTSSRRDIALWSSREHSERPEVLKVRELISDFVIKQDKERPLYGLEL; encoded by the coding sequence ATGAATCCTAACCTATTGAAGCAATTAGCCATCGTGGTCAAGCAGGGTTCTCTTACCAGCGCCTGTGAACAGCTGCATGTGACCCAGCCAACCCTCACCCGCAGTATTCAACAGCTGGAGATGAAGGTGGGGGCACCGCTGTTAAAACGAACCCGTTATGGGGTTATTCCCACTGAGATCGGCGCCCGGTTATCTCAGATTGGTGAGCGGATACTGGCGGAAACGGTCAGGGGGGAGGAGGTAATCCGGCAGTTTCATAGCGGCTATAAAAGTGAGTTTGTTATCGGTATCGATCCACTCTGGGAGTTTGCCACGGTGAATCAGATGACCGATTACTTCTTGCAGGAAAAACGCTATGCATTTCATTTCCGCACCGGCTCGGCAGCAACCCAGATCACCCTGCTGCAGGAGGGCGAGTTAGACTTCCTGCTGGCACCGGCACATCTGTCCGTGTCACAGAAATCGCTGGACCGTCAGATTCTGTTCCGTGACCGTTCCGGTATTTTTGCCGGTAAAAAATCCAAACTGATCGGTTCAAAACAGCCACTCACCCAGGCGGACATTGCCCGACAAAAGTGGATCCTCGCTGGCGCCAGTGCCGGATTTTTAGGCAGTCAGAGCGAAGTCACGGAGGCAAACGCGGCGCAGATGGCCTTCACCGGCAGCATTCGTTCGGTGATCCATCTGTTAAATACAACCGACATGCTGGTCTGGCTACCCGCCCGTTTAACCTTAATGACCGAAGCGATCAGTCCCGAGCAGATGCTTACCGTGGAGGGCGTCACCTCTTCCCGGCGCGATATAGCGCTGTGGTCATCGCGGGAACACAGCGAACGCCCGGAAGTCCTCAAAGTCCGTGAGCTGATCAGCGATTTCGTGATCAAACAGGATAAAGAGAGACCCCTGTATGGTCTGGAGCTGTGA
- a CDS encoding DUF2846 domain-containing protein, with product MHTKLCLRIPVILALIALLVTGCASVPMEALVKDTESKQFVPAPDKASLYIYRNEVLGAAIPMSVFINGKNLGQTASKTYFHLSLIPGQYDIDSIAENNCSLSLSVEPNQNYFVWQEIKMGMWMARCALHEVGQQEGREGVTESKLIKMQISVADILPLGQSADSVATKIRELNELYKDGLITEDEYHSKKKELLDQL from the coding sequence ATGCATACCAAACTCTGCCTGCGTATCCCTGTCATACTGGCACTGATAGCCCTGTTGGTTACAGGGTGTGCTTCAGTGCCGATGGAAGCTCTGGTTAAAGACACTGAATCAAAACAATTCGTTCCTGCCCCGGATAAAGCCTCGCTCTACATATATCGAAATGAGGTTCTTGGCGCAGCTATTCCGATGTCAGTATTTATCAATGGTAAAAACCTTGGCCAAACCGCATCTAAAACGTATTTCCATTTGAGTCTCATTCCCGGCCAGTACGATATAGATTCAATAGCCGAAAATAATTGCAGTCTTTCCCTGAGTGTAGAGCCAAACCAGAACTACTTTGTCTGGCAGGAAATTAAGATGGGAATGTGGATGGCACGTTGCGCTTTGCATGAAGTCGGTCAACAAGAAGGGCGCGAGGGTGTAACCGAGTCCAAACTCATCAAAATGCAAATTTCTGTCGCGGATATTCTCCCGCTGGGTCAGTCTGCGGACTCTGTAGCGACAAAGATTCGGGAGCTTAATGAACTCTACAAAGATGGGTTAATTACTGAAGATGAGTACCATTCCAAGAAAAAAGAACTTCTGGATCAGCTGTAG